The following are from one region of the Coturnix japonica isolate 7356 chromosome 23, Coturnix japonica 2.1, whole genome shotgun sequence genome:
- the TMEM234 gene encoding transmembrane protein 234, with protein MAAAGQAAVLVLVSVLWGSTGPFLRTGAAGLLDVQRRGLLRQLLAEIRFLGCNYKYMVPFLLNQCGSLLFYLTLASAELSLAVPLCNSLALIVTLVTGRILGEDIGGKRAVAGMLLTLLGLTLCVAGS; from the exons ATGGCGGCCGCCG ggcaggccGCCGTGCTGGTGCTGGTGTcggttctatggggcagcaccGGGCCGTTCCTACGGACGGGAGCGGCGGGGCTGTTGGACGTGCAGCGCCGGGGGCTCCTACGGCAGCTGCTGGCCGAGATCAGGTTCCTGGGCTGCAACTACAAG TACATGGTGCCATTCCTGCTGAACCAATGTGGATCGCTCCTCTTCTACCTCACCTTGGCATCTGCAG agctgtccctggcagtgccGCTCTGTAACTCCCTGGCTCTGATAGTCACGCTGGTGACTGGAAGGATTTTGGGAGAGGATATTGGTGGTAAAA GGGCTGTGGCAGGGATGCTGCTCACCCTCCTGGGACTCACCCTCTGTGTAGCTGGTTCATGA
- the EIF3I gene encoding eukaryotic translation initiation factor 3 subunit I, with amino-acid sequence MKPILLQGHERSITQIKYNREGDLLFTVAKDPIVNVWYSVNGERLGTYNGHTGAVWCVDADWDTRHVLTGSADNSCRLWDCETGKQLALVKTSSAVRTCGFDFGGNIIMFSTDKQMGYQCFVSFFDLRDPSQIENNEPYMKIPCSDSKITSAVWGPLGEFIIAGHESGELNQFSAKSGEQLSNIKEHTKQINDIQTSRDMTMFITASKDNTAKLFDCTTLEHLKTFRTERPVNSAALSPIFDHVVLGGGQEAMDVTTTSTRIGKFEARFFHLAFEEEFGRVKGHFGPINSVAFHPDGKSYSSGGEDGYVRIHYFDPQYFEFEFEA; translated from the exons ATG AAGCCGATCCTGCTGCAGGGCCACGAGCGATCCATCACACAGATCAAGTACAACCGAGAGGGAGACCTGCTGTTCACTGTGGCCAAGGATCCC aTCGTCAACGTTTGGTACTCGGTGAATGGAGAACGGCTGGGCACCTACAATGGGCACACAGGAGCCGTGTGGTGTGTGGATGCTGACT GGGACACCCGACATGTGCTCACTGGCTCTGCAGATAACAGCTGTCGGCTCTGGGACTGTGAAACAG GAAAGCAGCTCGCTCTGGTGAAGACCAGCTCGGCAGTGAGGACGTGTGGCTTTGACTTTGGAGGAAACATCATCATGTTTTCCACGGACAAGCAGATGGGTTATCAGTGTTTTGTGAGCTTCTTTGACCTGCGTGACCCCAGCCAAATCG agaaCAACGAGCCTTACATGAAAATCCCCTGCAGCGACTCTAAAATCACTAGTGCTGTGTGGGGCCCTTTGGGAGAATTCATCATCGCAGGACACGAGAGTGGGGAGCTGAACCAGTTCAGTGCCAAG TCAGGGGAGCAGCTTTCAAACATCAAGGAGCACACCAAGCAAATCAATGATATTCAGACCTCCAGGGACATGACCATGTTCATCACTGCCTCCAAGGATAACACTGCCAAG CTATTTGACTGCACAACGCTGGAACATCTGAAGACATTCCGGACAGAGCGACCGGTGAACTCTGCTGCACTCTCCCCCATTTTTGATCAC GTTGTGCTCGGTGGTGGGCAGGAGGCCATGGATGTGACCACGACCTCCACCAGGATTGGCAAATTTGAGGCAAG atTCTTCCACTTGGCTTTTGAAGAAGAGTTTGGCAGAGTGAAGGGTCATTTTGGTCCGATAAATAGTGTTGCTTTTCACCCTGATGGGAAGAG TTACAGCAGTGGTGGTGAAGATGGCTACGTTCGCATCCATTATTTTGATCCCCAGTACTTTGAGTTTGAGTTTGAAGCTTAA